Proteins encoded in a region of the Chryseobacterium piperi genome:
- a CDS encoding DUF1648 domain-containing protein has product MLISIWVFVGLKYAGLPDIIPTHFDGGSGINGYDHKKTIWFLPAIATFVFLVLISITRDVNSPLLHVPTSFRNKKSMKLFAYSILFPLLLVFGDVVLESVWIAEGRIKALSNLFFVFLGLFFIVLAANLLIMIKKGKNDIVQR; this is encoded by the coding sequence TTGCTTATTTCAATTTGGGTTTTTGTAGGATTGAAATATGCTGGCCTGCCTGATATTATTCCTACCCATTTCGATGGTGGAAGTGGTATAAATGGATATGACCATAAAAAAACAATATGGTTCTTACCTGCTATTGCTACATTTGTTTTCCTTGTTCTTATAAGTATTACAAGAGATGTCAATTCTCCGTTATTACATGTGCCTACAAGCTTTCGCAATAAAAAATCGATGAAACTTTTTGCTTACAGTATTCTTTTTCCATTATTACTGGTATTTGGAGATGTTGTTTTAGAAAGCGTCTGGATAGCAGAAGGAAGAATAAAAGCCTTAAGTAATTTGTTTTTTGTATTTCTGGGATTGTTTTTTATTGTTTTAGCAGCCAATCTGTTGATCATGATTAAAAAAGGGAAAAATGATATTGTCCAAAGATAA
- a CDS encoding cupin domain-containing protein, which produces MILSKDNLPHYTWGDGCDSWIVKDLPGLSVKQESMPPHASEKLHFHKNAEQIFYILKGEALFNVEEERFLVRVGESITILPKSKHYISNDTGEELEFLVISHPSTNNDRFEIEK; this is translated from the coding sequence ATGATATTGTCCAAAGATAATTTACCTCATTATACCTGGGGAGATGGTTGTGATAGCTGGATTGTAAAAGATTTGCCAGGCCTGTCGGTTAAGCAGGAATCTATGCCACCGCATGCATCGGAAAAACTTCACTTTCATAAAAATGCTGAGCAGATATTCTATATATTAAAAGGAGAAGCATTATTTAATGTGGAAGAAGAACGTTTTTTGGTTAGGGTAGGAGAGAGTATTACAATTTTGCCCAAATCAAAGCATTATATTTCCAACGATACTGGAGAAGAACTTGAATTTCTAGTAATTTCCCATCCTTCCACAAACAATGATAGATTTGAAATTGAAAAATAA
- a CDS encoding 3-deoxy-D-manno-octulosonic acid transferase, translating into MSFLYNIFISLLVFGMKVFSLFNEKTKKGVEGRKKSLSLVRDRFSPSDRVIWMHAASLGEYEQGLPVLERLKEQFPEHKILITFFSPSGYENVIKKKHMADVICYLPFDNKKSVREFVSAFHTELFFTVKYDYWYNLLAELKSRGIRTYVISALFYETQSFFTSYGKWFVKQLQKDIDWFFHQTDFSFALAKSVGLVQSSVTGDTRFDRVKQLRNRNNHVEGIKDFIGEEKVIVFGSSWHAEEKLAKLVAEKNHQVKIIIAPHDLKRIQHLKDLFPNALLYSEVLGSQLSTLDSQLLIIDSIGLLSKLYSYVDVAVVGGGFHDAGLHNILEAATFGVPVIFGNQYRKNPEADQLIAFNGGKSFENESLAAEFVLFLMNDPETLGEMSLQAQKFVDDTPDSTELIIQKIGSL; encoded by the coding sequence ATGAGTTTCCTTTATAACATATTTATCAGTCTCCTCGTTTTCGGAATGAAAGTTTTTTCCTTGTTTAATGAAAAAACTAAAAAAGGAGTCGAAGGACGAAAAAAGTCTTTATCGCTCGTCAGAGACCGATTTTCTCCATCTGATAGAGTAATCTGGATGCATGCTGCAAGCCTTGGGGAATATGAACAAGGTCTTCCTGTTTTAGAAAGACTTAAGGAACAATTTCCTGAACATAAAATTCTAATTACTTTTTTTTCACCATCAGGCTATGAAAATGTGATTAAAAAGAAGCATATGGCTGACGTTATCTGTTATCTGCCTTTTGATAATAAAAAATCAGTACGAGAATTTGTTTCAGCATTTCATACAGAATTATTTTTTACGGTTAAGTATGACTATTGGTATAATCTGCTTGCTGAATTGAAAAGCAGAGGGATCCGAACTTATGTAATATCTGCATTATTTTATGAAACGCAGTCTTTCTTTACTTCTTATGGAAAGTGGTTCGTTAAACAGTTACAGAAAGATATTGATTGGTTTTTTCACCAGACCGACTTTTCTTTTGCTTTGGCTAAAAGTGTAGGATTGGTTCAGTCTTCGGTAACAGGAGATACTAGGTTTGATAGGGTGAAACAACTGAGAAATAGAAATAATCATGTAGAAGGTATTAAGGATTTTATTGGGGAGGAAAAAGTTATTGTTTTTGGAAGTTCATGGCATGCGGAAGAAAAATTGGCAAAATTAGTTGCTGAGAAAAATCACCAGGTAAAAATAATTATTGCTCCACATGACTTAAAAAGAATTCAGCACCTAAAGGATTTATTTCCCAATGCTCTGTTATATAGTGAAGTTTTAGGCTCTCAGCTCTCAACTTTAGACTCTCAACTCTTAATTATTGATAGTATAGGACTGCTGTCAAAGTTGTATTCTTATGTAGATGTTGCAGTCGTGGGAGGAGGATTTCATGATGCGGGCTTGCATAATATTCTTGAAGCCGCAACTTTTGGTGTTCCGGTAATTTTTGGAAATCAATACAGAAAAAATCCTGAAGCAGATCAGTTAATTGCTTTCAACGGAGGTAAATCTTTTGAAAATGAATCTCTCGCAGCCGAGTTTGTTCTTTTTTTGATGAACGATCCTGAAACCCTGGGCGAAATGTCTCTGCAAGCTCAAAAGTTTGTAGATGATACTCCTGACTCGACTGAGCTTATTATTCAAAAAATCGGATCACTTTAG
- a CDS encoding glycosyltransferase family 2 protein has protein sequence MPQVSIITPCYNSSKFLAETINSVMNQTFTDWEWLITDDKSTDNSVEIIQEVNDSRIKLLIAEKNGGAGHARNLSLEQATGRFITFLDADDFWEPDFLEEMVSFMKRENAEIAYSNYARCDEQLVPKIEDFKADKEVTFDNLLKTCRLSLLSSMYDSQRVGKEYFPEGSKREDHVMWLNLLKKIPVGKPLPKTMAKYRMHATSVSRKKQNIVKDQYLVYKDFMKFSTVKSLYYTANWAINGFMKYSKVFN, from the coding sequence ATGCCTCAAGTTTCCATAATTACTCCCTGCTATAACTCTTCTAAATTCTTAGCAGAAACCATCAACTCTGTAATGAATCAAACCTTTACAGACTGGGAGTGGTTGATCACTGATGATAAGTCTACCGATAATTCCGTAGAAATTATTCAGGAAGTGAATGATTCCAGGATAAAGCTTCTTATCGCCGAGAAAAATGGTGGCGCCGGACATGCAAGAAACCTTTCTCTGGAACAGGCAACCGGAAGGTTTATCACTTTTTTAGATGCAGATGATTTTTGGGAACCTGATTTCTTAGAAGAAATGGTCAGTTTTATGAAAAGGGAAAATGCTGAAATCGCTTATTCAAATTATGCAAGATGTGACGAACAGCTTGTTCCTAAAATTGAAGATTTCAAAGCAGATAAAGAAGTTACCTTTGATAACTTGTTAAAGACATGTCGTCTTTCTTTACTTTCTTCGATGTACGACTCCCAAAGGGTCGGAAAGGAATATTTCCCTGAAGGAAGCAAACGTGAGGACCATGTCATGTGGTTGAATTTACTTAAGAAAATTCCCGTAGGAAAGCCCCTTCCAAAAACAATGGCAAAATACAGGATGCATGCAACAAGCGTTTCGAGAAAAAAACAGAATATTGTGAAAGATCAGTATCTGGTGTATAAAGACTTCATGAAGTTTTCTACTGTAAAGTCGCTATACTATACTGCGAACTGGGCAATCAACGGATTCATGAAGTATTCTAAAGTATTTAATTAA
- a CDS encoding lipocalin family protein, whose protein sequence is MKKLALLFAGLSLLAATGCKDDDPAQVFPIAGLWQPVKEVITTIPTGGSGVSDEITYTTCQKESRWQFNEGTTGKRTDKDEIGTPAICSTVSEKNFTYNYNTSDKRIEIKYQGVATPDKGKVTTLNSTTLNLTIEDTTNPNEYHSVTYTFKRVTQ, encoded by the coding sequence ATGAAGAAATTAGCATTACTATTTGCAGGTTTATCATTATTAGCAGCTACAGGATGTAAAGATGACGATCCTGCACAAGTGTTTCCCATTGCTGGACTTTGGCAGCCTGTAAAAGAGGTAATTACTACAATCCCTACTGGGGGGAGTGGTGTTTCCGATGAGATTACTTATACCACTTGCCAAAAGGAATCAAGATGGCAGTTCAATGAAGGAACAACTGGGAAAAGAACTGATAAGGATGAAATCGGTACGCCTGCTATATGTAGTACTGTTTCTGAAAAGAATTTTACCTATAATTATAATACGAGTGATAAAAGGATAGAAATTAAATATCAAGGTGTAGCAACTCCGGATAAAGGAAAAGTAACTACGCTTAATTCTACTACGCTCAATCTTACGATCGAAGATACTACCAACCCTAATGAGTACCATTCTGTAACATATACATTCAAGAGAGTTACTCAATAA
- the leuS gene encoding leucine--tRNA ligase translates to MFYDHQQIEKKWQKYWEEKQTYKTSDITDKPKFYVLDMFPYPSGAGLHVGHPLGYIASDIYARYKRHQGFNVLHPVGYDSFGLPAEQYAIQTGQHPAITTEQNITRYEEQLRKIGFSFDWSREVRTSDASYYKWTQWIFIQLFHSWYNKNTDKAESIETLIQHFEEKGTEGLNANQNDELNFTAEEWKNASDIDKEDILLNYRLAYRAETTVNWCPALGTVLANDEVKDGKSERGGFPVFQKKMMQWSMRISAYSERLLQGLTTLDWPQPLKDAQEYWIGKSQGAQVKFNVENHDEFVEVFTTRPDTIFGATFMVLAPENPLVDTITTEAQKVEVDTYIEETSKKTERDRMSDVKNVSGAFTGSYVINPFSNEKMPVYISDYVLMGYGTGAVMAVPAHDERDHRFAKKFNLEIKKVVETDEDVQEKSFDSKTSVCINSDFLNGLSYDEAKARMIAEIENRNIGHGTTNYRQRDAIFSRQRYWGEPVPIYYKDGMPYTLPASALPLELPEVEKYLPTEDGDPPLGNAKTFAWDEVNQKVVATDLIDDVNVFPLELSTMPGWAGSSWYFLRYMDPHNEEGFAKKELTDYWGQVDLYIGGSEHATGHLLYSRFWNMFLKDRGWIDHNEPFQKLINQGMILGMSAFVYRIDGTNQYVSKSLANDHKTQKIHVDVSLLKGGSDELDTEAFKQWRPDYADAEFILEDGKYITDREVEKMSKSKYNVVNPDDICEEYGADGLRLYEMFLGPLEQSKPWNTQGLSGVYGFLKKFWNLYFNGDVFEVSDEEPTKAEYKVLHTLIKKVVFDIENFSFNTSVSSFMIAVNELQKLKCNKRNILEPLAVIISPYAPHICEELWNLLGHSDSIEFEKFPELNEAYLVEDEIEYPVSVNGKMKFKISLSAQFSAKQVEDLVILDPKMQQILEGKTPKKIIVVPHRIVNIVI, encoded by the coding sequence GTGTTTTACGATCATCAGCAGATAGAAAAAAAGTGGCAGAAATACTGGGAAGAAAAACAGACGTACAAAACTTCCGATATCACAGATAAACCCAAATTTTATGTTCTCGATATGTTCCCGTATCCATCAGGGGCAGGACTTCATGTAGGGCATCCGCTGGGATACATTGCATCTGATATATATGCAAGATATAAAAGACATCAGGGGTTTAATGTACTTCATCCCGTAGGGTATGACAGTTTTGGCCTTCCTGCTGAGCAGTATGCGATTCAAACAGGGCAGCATCCTGCTATTACTACGGAACAAAATATTACAAGGTATGAAGAGCAATTAAGAAAAATTGGGTTTTCATTTGACTGGAGCAGGGAAGTGAGAACTTCTGACGCTTCGTATTATAAATGGACTCAGTGGATTTTTATTCAATTGTTCCATTCGTGGTATAATAAGAATACAGATAAGGCAGAATCAATAGAAACTTTAATCCAGCATTTTGAGGAAAAAGGGACAGAAGGTTTAAATGCCAATCAGAATGATGAATTAAACTTTACTGCAGAAGAGTGGAAGAATGCTTCTGATATTGATAAAGAAGATATTCTTTTAAATTATCGTTTGGCGTACAGAGCTGAGACTACCGTTAACTGGTGCCCTGCTTTAGGAACAGTATTAGCTAACGATGAGGTGAAAGACGGAAAATCCGAAAGAGGAGGTTTTCCTGTATTTCAGAAAAAAATGATGCAGTGGAGTATGAGAATTTCTGCATACTCTGAAAGATTGTTACAGGGTCTGACTACTTTAGATTGGCCACAGCCATTAAAAGACGCCCAGGAATATTGGATCGGAAAGTCTCAGGGAGCTCAGGTGAAATTCAATGTTGAAAACCATGATGAGTTTGTAGAGGTTTTCACCACAAGACCTGATACTATTTTTGGGGCAACATTCATGGTGCTCGCTCCTGAAAATCCTTTAGTGGATACGATCACTACGGAAGCGCAAAAAGTTGAAGTAGATACTTATATTGAAGAAACTTCTAAAAAGACCGAGAGAGACAGAATGTCTGACGTTAAAAACGTGAGTGGTGCTTTTACGGGAAGTTATGTGATCAATCCTTTCAGTAATGAAAAGATGCCTGTTTATATTTCTGATTATGTATTAATGGGATATGGAACGGGAGCTGTAATGGCTGTTCCTGCTCATGATGAGCGTGATCACAGATTTGCAAAGAAATTTAATTTAGAAATTAAAAAGGTGGTTGAAACTGACGAAGATGTTCAGGAAAAATCTTTTGATTCTAAAACCAGTGTTTGTATCAACTCAGATTTCTTAAATGGTTTATCTTATGATGAAGCTAAAGCAAGAATGATTGCTGAGATTGAGAACCGTAATATAGGTCATGGAACTACTAATTACAGGCAACGTGATGCTATCTTTTCAAGACAGCGTTATTGGGGTGAGCCTGTTCCTATATATTATAAGGATGGAATGCCTTATACATTACCCGCTTCAGCTTTGCCTCTTGAACTTCCTGAGGTAGAAAAATATTTGCCGACGGAGGATGGAGATCCACCATTAGGAAATGCAAAAACATTTGCGTGGGATGAGGTAAATCAAAAGGTTGTTGCTACAGATCTTATTGATGATGTCAATGTCTTTCCATTGGAACTCTCTACGATGCCGGGATGGGCTGGAAGCTCATGGTATTTCTTAAGATATATGGATCCTCATAATGAAGAAGGGTTTGCTAAAAAAGAACTGACAGACTATTGGGGACAGGTAGATTTATATATCGGGGGAAGTGAACACGCTACGGGACATTTATTATATTCTCGTTTCTGGAATATGTTCTTAAAAGACAGAGGATGGATTGATCATAATGAACCTTTCCAAAAACTAATCAATCAAGGAATGATTTTGGGAATGAGTGCATTTGTATATAGGATAGACGGAACGAACCAATATGTTTCTAAATCTTTAGCCAATGATCATAAAACTCAGAAAATTCATGTAGATGTATCCTTATTAAAAGGAGGGTCTGATGAATTAGATACGGAAGCATTTAAACAATGGAGACCGGATTATGCGGATGCAGAATTTATTCTTGAAGACGGAAAATACATTACCGACCGCGAGGTTGAGAAAATGTCCAAATCAAAATATAATGTTGTTAATCCTGATGATATCTGTGAAGAATACGGAGCTGACGGTTTAAGATTGTATGAAATGTTTTTGGGACCATTGGAACAATCAAAGCCATGGAATACCCAGGGACTAAGTGGAGTATATGGTTTCCTTAAGAAATTCTGGAACTTATACTTTAACGGAGATGTTTTCGAAGTTTCGGATGAGGAGCCGACAAAAGCGGAATATAAGGTTTTACATACTTTAATAAAGAAGGTCGTATTTGATATTGAGAACTTCTCTTTCAATACTTCTGTGTCTTCATTTATGATTGCGGTGAATGAGCTGCAAAAATTAAAATGTAACAAGCGCAATATTCTTGAACCTTTAGCCGTTATCATTTCTCCTTATGCACCGCATATTTGCGAAGAACTTTGGAATCTCCTGGGGCATAGCGATTCTATAGAATTTGAGAAGTTTCCGGAGCTGAATGAGGCTTATTTGGTAGAAGATGAAATTGAATATCCGGTAAGCGTAAATGGCAAAATGAAGTTTAAAATATCCCTATCTGCTCAATTTTCTGCCAAGCAGGTAGAAGATTTGGTGATTTTAGATCCTAAAATGCAACAGATTTTGGAGGGAAAAACGCCCAAAAAAATCATTGTGGTTCCTCACAGAATTGTGAATATTGTAATTTAA
- a CDS encoding MotA/TolQ/ExbB proton channel family protein produces the protein MEMNVSKNDEQVVARKAGGLNPAVIIPILFVIGVCIYLFVLGSPGNFKDADKLGSGSVAFASVEGKDIHPESFLGIIYKGGVIVPILITFMITVIVFSFERYFVLGKAAGKGNLDSFVVQVRNLLNQNKIDEALEECDRQQGSVGNVVKEGLTTYKALSHDTTLNKEQKMVALNKAIEEATTLEMPMLEKNMMILSTLGTVATLVALLGTVIGMIKAFFALGSGGGTPDAAALSTGISEALINTALGIGTSAIAIILYNYFTSKIDGLTYKIDEIAMSIQQSFAEFN, from the coding sequence ATGGAAATGAATGTTTCAAAAAATGATGAGCAAGTAGTTGCTAGAAAAGCGGGAGGTTTAAACCCGGCTGTTATTATTCCTATTTTATTCGTTATAGGAGTTTGTATTTATTTATTCGTATTAGGAAGTCCTGGTAACTTCAAAGATGCAGATAAACTAGGTAGTGGATCTGTAGCTTTTGCAAGCGTTGAAGGAAAAGACATTCATCCAGAATCGTTTTTAGGTATTATCTACAAAGGAGGGGTTATCGTACCAATCTTGATTACTTTCATGATTACTGTAATCGTTTTCTCTTTTGAAAGATATTTCGTGCTTGGTAAGGCTGCAGGAAAAGGAAACTTGGATAGCTTCGTAGTACAAGTAAGAAATTTATTAAATCAAAACAAAATTGATGAAGCTTTAGAAGAGTGTGACAGACAACAAGGATCTGTAGGTAACGTAGTGAAGGAAGGTCTTACTACTTACAAAGCTTTATCTCATGATACGACTTTGAATAAAGAGCAGAAAATGGTAGCTCTTAACAAAGCGATTGAAGAGGCTACAACTCTTGAGATGCCAATGTTAGAGAAAAACATGATGATTCTTTCAACTTTAGGTACTGTTGCAACGTTAGTAGCACTTTTAGGAACTGTAATCGGGATGATTAAAGCATTCTTCGCATTAGGTTCAGGTGGTGGTACTCCAGATGCTGCTGCACTTTCTACAGGTATCTCTGAAGCCTTGATCAACACGGCATTAGGTATTGGTACTTCAGCTATCGCTATTATTCTTTATAACTACTTTACTTCTAAAATTGACGGATTAACTTACAAGATCGATGAGATCGCTATGAGTATCCAGCAATCTTTCGCTGAATTCAACTAA
- a CDS encoding ExbD/TolR family protein, with protein MARVKPKRHGVVTDMTAMCDVAFLLLTFFILTTQFKKPDVEQIKPPSSISEKLLPDASLMTINATPDGKFYFQPVENASERLQLLDKMGQKYGISFDNNEKAAFQKVQAIGVPMNQLKSYLDLSDEEQKSFKSPTGIPMDSTNKQLVDWVQQSLSVNPDYKLAIKGDVTTQYPKVKSLFEGLRDIDFLKFWLITSQEGKPNE; from the coding sequence ATGGCGAGAGTCAAACCAAAAAGACATGGAGTAGTGACGGATATGACCGCGATGTGTGACGTTGCGTTCCTACTACTTACATTCTTTATATTGACCACTCAGTTTAAAAAACCTGACGTGGAGCAGATTAAACCGCCATCTTCAATATCAGAGAAGTTACTTCCTGATGCTAGTTTAATGACTATCAACGCTACTCCAGACGGAAAATTTTATTTCCAGCCGGTAGAAAATGCATCAGAGAGACTACAGCTTTTAGATAAAATGGGTCAAAAATATGGTATTAGTTTTGACAACAACGAAAAAGCTGCATTTCAAAAAGTACAAGCGATTGGGGTTCCTATGAACCAACTTAAGAGCTATCTTGATTTGTCAGATGAGGAGCAGAAGAGTTTCAAGAGTCCTACAGGGATTCCTATGGATAGTACAAATAAGCAGTTAGTAGACTGGGTACAACAGAGTTTGAGCGTAAATCCTGATTACAAATTAGCAATCAAAGGAGACGTAACGACTCAATACCCTAAAGTTAAAAGCCTATTTGAAGGTTTAAGAGATATTGATTTTCTTAAATTTTGGTTGATTACATCACAAGAAGGTAAACCTAACGAATAA
- a CDS encoding ExbD/TolR family protein, producing the protein MAEVQVQEKGAKGGKVRSKKQSTRVDMTPMVDLGFLLITFFMFTTTFSKPNVMDLGLPAKPKDKDKKPPPTEIKLSNSISLLLGKDNRIFWHQQDNTSLTDQNLNETTFDREGIRKVIEQAKANAADKTKFTIIIKPTDDAVYKNFVDILDEMAITKSEQYGVTDLKPWELAIYNKKVGNNGAAASPATK; encoded by the coding sequence ATGGCAGAAGTACAAGTACAGGAAAAGGGCGCCAAAGGCGGCAAGGTACGTTCCAAGAAACAGAGTACCAGAGTTGATATGACTCCGATGGTGGACTTGGGTTTTCTATTGATTACCTTCTTTATGTTCACAACCACATTCAGTAAACCGAATGTAATGGATTTGGGTCTTCCGGCAAAACCGAAAGATAAAGATAAAAAACCACCTCCAACAGAAATTAAACTTTCTAACTCTATTTCTTTATTATTAGGTAAAGACAACAGAATTTTCTGGCACCAGCAAGATAATACATCTTTAACGGATCAGAATCTTAATGAGACTACTTTCGATAGAGAAGGGATTAGAAAAGTAATTGAGCAGGCAAAAGCAAATGCGGCAGATAAGACTAAATTTACTATTATTATTAAGCCGACGGATGATGCTGTATATAAAAACTTTGTGGATATTCTTGACGAAATGGCAATTACAAAAAGCGAACAATACGGTGTTACCGATTTGAAGCCTTGGGAATTAGCTATTTATAATAAGAAAGTTGGAAACAATGGAGCAGCTGCTTCACCAGCTACAAAGTAA
- a CDS encoding energy transducer TonB, with product MADENVYNQNLTLDEIVFENRNKEYGAYDLRHQYPRLLTRSFLIGTALFLVLALSPFIYLTIKRLTAPEKQEVKADLVEILQEDKIIEQPKEEEPPPPPPPPKEEEKIEVIQNVVPEPVKAPKIETPPPPISKQLETTTGLQNQEGVKAPTYTPPPPPPSTGTKTSTAEVKPQVSDTQVYTEVEQTAEFPGGINAFRNKVASSFDGSAMNGDEGTVKAEVTFVVERDGSITDVKANGKNSDFNSEAVRTIKSIKNKWSPAKINGQSVRYRFRLPLTMNFEG from the coding sequence ATGGCAGATGAAAACGTATACAATCAGAATCTTACTTTAGATGAGATTGTATTTGAAAATAGAAACAAAGAGTATGGTGCCTATGATCTGAGACATCAGTATCCTAGACTTCTAACAAGATCTTTTCTTATTGGAACGGCATTATTCTTAGTTTTGGCCTTGTCTCCTTTTATTTATCTTACGATTAAGAGACTTACAGCACCAGAAAAGCAAGAAGTAAAAGCTGATTTGGTAGAAATTCTTCAGGAAGATAAAATTATAGAGCAGCCGAAAGAAGAGGAACCACCTCCACCACCTCCACCTCCAAAAGAAGAGGAAAAAATTGAGGTGATTCAGAACGTAGTTCCGGAGCCTGTAAAAGCTCCAAAAATTGAAACACCACCACCACCAATTTCTAAGCAATTAGAAACAACAACTGGTTTGCAAAATCAGGAGGGGGTAAAAGCTCCGACTTATACACCACCGCCACCACCACCATCTACAGGTACTAAGACTTCAACTGCTGAAGTTAAGCCTCAGGTGAGTGATACTCAGGTTTATACCGAGGTTGAGCAAACTGCAGAATTCCCAGGAGGTATCAATGCCTTTAGAAATAAAGTAGCAAGTAGCTTTGACGGATCTGCAATGAACGGTGATGAAGGTACTGTAAAAGCTGAAGTTACTTTCGTTGTTGAAAGAGATGGAAGTATTACAGATGTAAAGGCTAATGGAAAAAATTCAGACTTCAACTCTGAAGCTGTAAGAACGATTAAGTCTATTAAGAATAAATGGAGTCCTGCTAAAATTAATGGTCAGTCTGTTCGTTACCGATTCAGATTACCTTTAACAATGAATTTTGAAGGATAA
- a CDS encoding DUF308 domain-containing protein gives MMFNWLSLITGLFYIVLGIVVIIYKFFFVILEPAVAYPLGAVMILYGIFRIYRAVSRIKNSGNEE, from the coding sequence ATGATGTTCAATTGGTTGTCCTTAATAACAGGATTGTTTTATATCGTTTTAGGAATTGTAGTTATTATCTACAAATTCTTCTTTGTCATTCTTGAACCTGCAGTAGCGTATCCGCTTGGAGCCGTTATGATTCTTTATGGAATATTCAGAATTTACAGGGCAGTTTCAAGAATTAAAAATTCAGGAAATGAAGAATAG
- a CDS encoding PstS family phosphate ABC transporter substrate-binding protein, with product MKNSIKLIILLIFSLTTIGCKKEDKSPSYHKGDLTILTDESFKSVTEALAEGYMINYPETHIKIVTKKEDLGFLDLLNDKARIAVMSRDLNAEELKAYKEQVGLKFLPARFAADAVVFVVPKTSSKTSISMEEIQNGLMSENKEFIFDGVNSSNLNFVAQKFKKQPKDLKFSIIPGSENIIEQLNKYPDKIGVIGLNTFSRPYDKTAEKLREMVKILPVESKGKLYTPDSGGLREMKYPFTRVLYFLTNEGNFNIANGFIRYSCTQLGQMIVQKEGLQPYNIYKREVQMR from the coding sequence ATGAAGAATAGTATTAAACTTATAATACTTCTTATTTTTAGTTTAACTACTATAGGTTGTAAAAAAGAAGATAAATCCCCTTCTTACCACAAAGGAGACCTTACCATTCTTACCGACGAATCTTTTAAAAGTGTTACAGAAGCATTGGCCGAAGGCTATATGATTAATTATCCGGAAACACATATCAAGATTGTTACCAAGAAAGAAGACTTAGGTTTTCTTGATCTGTTAAATGATAAAGCAAGAATTGCTGTCATGTCCAGAGATTTAAATGCAGAAGAACTGAAAGCATATAAAGAACAGGTTGGACTAAAATTCTTACCTGCGAGATTTGCTGCTGATGCAGTGGTTTTCGTAGTTCCTAAAACTTCTTCCAAGACGAGTATTTCTATGGAGGAAATTCAAAATGGTCTTATGTCTGAAAACAAAGAATTTATCTTTGACGGAGTTAATTCCAGTAATCTGAATTTTGTTGCTCAGAAATTTAAAAAGCAACCTAAAGATCTTAAGTTTTCTATTATTCCCGGAAGTGAAAATATTATTGAGCAATTAAATAAGTATCCGGATAAGATTGGTGTTATCGGTCTTAATACGTTCAGTCGCCCTTATGATAAGACTGCTGAAAAGTTAAGAGAAATGGTTAAAATATTACCCGTAGAAAGTAAGGGTAAATTATATACTCCGGATTCTGGTGGGCTTCGCGAAATGAAATATCCTTTTACAAGAGTTTTGTATTTTTTAACAAATGAAGGAAACTTTAACATAGCCAATGGCTTTATAAGATATTCTTGTACCCAATTAGGTCAGATGATTGTACAAAAAG